In Dermacentor variabilis isolate Ectoservices chromosome 11, ASM5094787v1, whole genome shotgun sequence, one genomic interval encodes:
- the LOC142564478 gene encoding sperm-specific sodium:proton exchanger-like, which translates to MEDPATTSATYESQPEYGTLLLLLVVIVSSVLRMVKRVINIPVVAVTVLWGFLAGWLVSRYGDKETFLPVTDAHVGELLHLYMPVLVFTVALNVRYHIFWRCFWQCVLLGAVGLVLCCCMFVLYMTFMVPSSKESVSGHDTMGPGRDGLGDNSATSALMGFLVCCPEPMFYTEIAFLTTAKSHILETLVMGEALVGLSFFWFVYNSVTVVKEFTFSNFGLSVLTTLVLGPVFGKLVGHLLAYLLIALSQDVSITYLVSLCAVYLTFLLSEHAFQGSGVTSIIALALTASAHSASTIMDPVVLRKFWMLFRYTYNTVIVFLAAFKVGRDAVEYLDAEDIILLGHTYAAKIIVRGLMVLVLYPVLCSTGYDLNWRQCVALVWINFKSAVIMGFSLSSWISNINVSVALREDAIRLGLVFLVQAINTLTLPQLMWALGLVQMSEAEKANMNVVVTALRNTAKQSTNKQRREKNFSGADWKWVQLHTFIENPYAEVAAGGSERSALGPRLSLQRREDTLAEAKHNANTNILRLQKVCYNKQYEDGMIHKRTKTTILAALQYPLERELYLNIDMMTQYITVPAWIYSLKNVLQRFAGTEVIERRSSGRVSARTDETETSVVEMDLLSNSITQVWKERGFDLPS; encoded by the exons ATGGAGGATCCAGCTACAACCAGCGCCACCTACGAGAGCCAGCCGGAGTACGGcaccttgctgctgctgctcgttgtGATTGTGTCTT CCGTGCTGCGCATGGTCAAGCGTGTGATCAACATCCCAGTGGTGGCTGTCACGGTGCTGTGGGGTTTCCTCGCCGGCTGGCTGGTGAGCCGGTACGGTGACAAGGAGACCTTCCTGCCCGTCACCGACGCCCACGTGGGTGAGCTGCTGCACCTCTATATGCCCGTGCTGGTGTTCACGGTGGCGCTCAACGTGAGGTACCACATCTTCTGGCGCTGCTTCTGGCAGTGTGTGCTCCTGGGCGCCGTGGGGCTCG TGCTCTGCTGCTGCATGTTCGTGCTGTACATGACGTTCATGGTGCCCTCAAGCAAGGAAAGCGTCAGTGGTCACGACACCATGGGCCCGGGTCGGGATGGCCTAGGGGACAACTCTGCCACATCGGCTCTCATGGGCTTTCTGGTCTGCTGCCCGGAACCCATGTTCTACACCGAGATTGCATTTCTAACCACAG CCAAGTCTCACATTCTCGAGACTCTGGTCATGGGCGAAGCACTGGTGGGCTTGTCATTCTTCTGGTTCGTCTACAACAGCGTCACAGTTGTCAAGGAGTTCACCTTCTCCA ACTTTGGCCTGTCCGTGCTGACCACGCTGGTGCTGGGCCCGGTGTTCGGAAAGCTGGTGGGCCACCTGCTGGCCTACCTGCTCATCGCGCTGTCGCAGGACGTGTCCATCACTTACCTTGTCTCGCTGTGCGCCGTCTACTTGACCTTCCTGCTGAGCGAGCACGCGTTCCAGGGCAGCGGCGTCACGTCGATCATCGCGCTCGCACTCACCGCCAGCGCGCACAGCGCCTCGACCATCATGGACCCGGTAGTGCTGCGGAA GTTCTGGATGCTGTTTCGATACACGTACAATACGGTTATCGTGTTCCTGGCCGCCTTCAAAGTAGGCCGTGACGCTGTTGAATACCTGGACGCGGAGGACATTATCCTGCTGGGCCACACGTACGCCGCCAAGATAATCGTCAG GGGTCTGATGGTGCTCGTCTTGTACCCGGTCCTCTGCTCGACGGGCTACGACCTCAATTGGCGCCAGTGCGTGGCTCTGGTCTGGATCAACTTCAAGAGCGCCGTCATCATGGGCTTCTCGCTCTCGTCGTGGATCTCAAACATCAACGTCAGCGTGGCCCTCAGG GAGGACGCAATACGGCTTGGCCTGGTATTTTTGGTACAAGCCATAAACACCCTCACCCTGCCCCAGCTGATGTGGGCGTTAG GCCTAGTGCAGATGTCGGAGGCCGAGAAGGCCAACATGAACGTGGTGGTGACGGCGCTGCGCAACACGGCCAAGCAGTCGACGAACAAGCAGCGCCGCGAGAAGAACTTCAGCGGCGCTGACTGGAAGTGGGTGCAGCTGCACACGTTCATCGAGAACCCCTACGCCGAGGTTGCGGCCGGCGGCTCGGAGCGCAGCGCCCTGGGTCCCCGCCTCTCCCTGCAACGCCGGGAGGACACGCTGGCCGAGGCCAAGCACAACGCCAACACCAACATACTGCGGCTGCAGAAG GTGTGCTACAACAAGCAGTACGAAGACGGCATGATTCACAAGCGCACAAAAACAACCATTCTAGCCGCCCTGCAGTACCCGCTAGAAAGGGAGTT GTACCTGAACATCGACATGATGACGCAGTACATAACGGTACCGGCTTGGATTTATTCGCTG AAGAACGTCCTGCAGCGATTTGCGGGCACCGAAGTCATCGAGCGTCGAAGTTCGGGCCGCGTCAGCGCCCGCACTGATGAGACCGAGACCAGCGTGGTCGAGATGGACCTGCTCTCCAACTCCATAACGCAGGTGTGGAAAGAGCGAGGCTTTGATTTACCTAGTTGA